Proteins from one Octopus bimaculoides isolate UCB-OBI-ISO-001 chromosome 19, ASM119413v2, whole genome shotgun sequence genomic window:
- the LOC106871524 gene encoding probable ubiquitin-conjugating enzyme E2 W-B: MASMEKRLQKELQSLTKDPPPGLCVDIKSIAKSMSEWIVDLDGASGTLYGGESFKLCFKFGPRYPFESPQVTFIGNNIPVHPHVYSNGHICLSILSDDWSPALSVQSICLSIISMLSSCREKKRPPDNGFYVKTAHKNPKKTKWWYHDDTV, encoded by the exons aAACGGTTGCAGAAAGAACTTCAATCACTAACAAAAGATCCTCCTCCAGGATTGTGTGTAGATATCAAAAGCATTGCTAAAAGCATGTCCGA ATGGATTGTCGATTTGGATGGTGCATCTGGCACATTGTACGGTGGTGAGAGCTTCAAACTCTGTTTTAAGTTTGGTCCTCGTTATCCATTCGAGTCTCCTCAG GTGACCTTTATAGGTAACAACATACCTGTTCACCCACACGTTTACAGCAACGGTCACATTTGTCTTTCAATATTATCTGATGACTGGTCTCCAGCCCTGTCTGTACAGTCAATCTGCCTTAGCATTATCAGTATGCTCTCCAGCTGCCGAGAAAAG AAACGTCCCCCAGACAATGGTTTTTATGTAAAAACAGCACACAAAAATCCCAAAAAGACCAAATGGTGGTATCATG ATGATACAGTATGA